TTCTTCAGTGATTTGATAAACAAATAGAGACTCTCGTTCTCCACCAGACACTTACCAGCCCACCCTCAAAGCCCAATCTCTTCTCCTCAATCTCTTCTCCCTCGCTGCTTCTCCTCCCACTGTCATCTTCTCATCCCCAGTTCACATGTATtacaatctctgtccacaccaGCGTTTTGGCTCCGTATTAGTCTTAACCCCCCCCTCgatactaacacgcctgaaaacgcTTGCATACTGTACACTGGGCTTGCGCATGCAGGTGTACACGGGAAGCTTTTGGGTTGTTGGTTGCAGAAAGAGCCAGGCTACAAACGGATCATAGCTCATCTCCTACGCAGTTGTATCCTTGCAAAATGCAgagtttaactgcacaacagctgtcagcaaagacaacagggtcagcaacgcttggGATTGATTATCCgtgttgcgttctacactgggAAGCTAATGTCGGTTGTTGTCTTCCGGaaaggggtcatgtgataggagcctgacgaatcagacGACGTTGTGAGCAGTTGCGGGTTTCTGCCCATCCAGATTAAAATGCAGCCCCGGGGGTTTTCAAGCTAAAACGGGGCCACCAGTGtccattaaaaactaaaacatgagTTTCCTCAACCAATCCCCCATCTTTTCTCTAcaggcaggagagaaaaaatgtcagactttaaaaaaatatagtgAGGAGACATTTTGTATGTCTTTTTAAGGACAAATGCAGATGAGAGAGAATTCTCTGTTGGGGCTGAGTGCCAACCTCCAGCAGAGTGGAGACTCTTTGGACAGTAACATTGTGCAAGAGCACTGTAGCTTGTAAGAGGGTTTGAAACTTTAACCCAGTGACTTAACCGTCTTGGCTCGAATCTGATCCTCCAGTGACTCAGCTCTGCAAACGCCGCCAGCTCTGATTTCAGAAATACATCCAACGCTCCCTCTTCCCCGATATGGACGACTATGAACCCCTGGCTTTCCACACACTTCACAGACGCCCACACTCGTACATCcgtgtacacacaaacagctgtagCCGCACCCAGATGCTTTATATCAGCACTTTTTTGGAGGGGGGCTGTGTTTAAACAAGACTGACAGGCCACTTCCTGTGTCCCAAACattaccacaaacacacagcgctGGATTTTAGCTTTCGTCCTACGTACTGGAAAAGGTTTGTTTCACTGTTGGCTTATACACTGCTGCCTCACAATACTCAAATCAAGAGTTTATGCAGCCCTGTAATCTTTTCTGTTGCACTCACACAACAGCTCCACGTATCACTCCAGGCTTATGCTTTCTGTTTCCAAGATGACGGCACAATGTGACAAAATCCAACTCGTCCAGCTGCACGTTGTCAAACATCAGCTTTTTTGTACACAAAACCAATTCTTGGTTCATGGAGCTTCATCCACAGCCATTCcaatttcactgtttttatttattacagtgAGGCAACAGTGATGAGACGATTGACGATCTTTTCTTGGTAATAAGGTCAGAATAACATTATTTCCTACTGCAGGACAATCAAATCCTTGGTTGACTCGGGAGCAGACTGCGAGGACAGCAGAGCggccctctctcttcttctctcagacGACAGTATAGTGTGTCTGTCACTAATGGCTCAAGAATGTCACATTAGTCAGGGGCCGCATGCATGACGCAGCGGacattaaaacactttgaggAGCCCAATATGatattacacacaaacacacacacactagaacACTTTGAAAAGAAAGGTGACAGGACCAGTGATCTCATTGCCTCAAAGCTACAGGGTGATCGACTGCCTCCTACACACTGCAAACCAGAAAAATGTCCCCCCAGCCAGATGTAAGAGTTAAATTTCAAAAAAACGGCCGAAACACAGGAGGAATGACAGCATGTttagtgaaatgtttttgtacCAATTTGTGGGGGCAGAGTTTAGATACCCCAAGGAGAAAATGGAATATCATCCAAGGATTGTTTGACATGTTATGCATCTTCTCCAGCTCTTAACCCATCCAACCCTGTCGCCCCCTTCTCCGGGGCCCAACGCGAGTGACACTGTCGACGGTTCAGGGGGAGTTTAGTCCCCTGTGGCTGTGCTTCTTCCCTGTGACTCACTGCCTGCGTAGGTGTGCAGCAGCGAAGACGCTCACCTGTCGCTTCCAATCGTCCCAGAGAGAAATAGTCAGACAATTGAAAAATTCCCCCTTTGATCAAATTGAAGATATTCAATGAATAGGTGCGTGTTtgcatgcgagtgtgtgtgtgtgtggaggcttTCAGGTGCTGTTTACATTGGGGCAACCTAAGTCATGCAATCTGATCCCAAGCTTTTTGAGAGCCTCTTTAACCCCCTATCCCCCCCtccccgccacacacacacacacatgcatccacCTCTCAACACTGAGAGCTATTGGAGGAAACGCGCTGTTACCTCACTAAGACTTGCTggcgtcagtgtgtgtgggtcaggAGGGCAGTGGGGAGATTGTAGACACATTGCTACCATATGTGCACCCTGGATGTTCCCTCTCAGCTGGGCCCGTGAGCACAGACTTCCTCCAAAAGTTCCTACAAGGTAACCGGAGTCTCGCCAGCAAGGAGCAGATGGCTGCACAGACTGAGTGGACCCGTGACTctctggtttatttttttttcggTCTCGCATGGCCGATCCTATGGTTTGAAGTGTGTCAGTTGGATTCCCACACTCAGCCAATATCACTCTGACCTTTCTTACCctgcttcatcctcctctttatgcttttaaaattcatttacCTCCCTGTCTTCCACCTGCAGTCACCGTGGAAAACCCCCTTGCCCCCTTTAAGCGTGTATTCTCCTTGTGGGCCTGCATGTTGTGTGCTGACAGCCCGgcaggtgtgtgcaggtgttcCCCTTATCACTCAgcatccaacacacacacacacacacacacacacacactcagctcgATCATCCCATTCAGAAACTGCCATGTCTGTCCTGATGAACTCATTTAGAGTTGTGAGTTAATACAATCCCTGTTGAAATACTAATTCACATTAGAGCACAGAATAAGTGGGTCaacagcagtttaaaaaaaaacaaagcttttatttacaGGTGGCTGAAAAATacacaaccttaaaaaaaaggcacagaATTCCCATTTGAAATGTCATGTTCATCAAATAGTTTATAAAAAACTGTAGGTCAACATCCTCCCCCcaaaaagtgtaaataaatgACAATATTGGTGAAGGCAGGttgcaggagtttttttttttttggtcaagCTTAAGTGGCCCTTTCATGTCCAATGACACGACGAGCGCATGTGGAAAGTGTTTGTGGCGGGCGGAGGGTCACCTGTCGTCGAGGTCACAGCTAACACGTCTCTCAGCGCCCTGCCTCCACAGTACACCATACACAGACAGCTGTCCCAACACACACTTGTTCATTTCCACACACATGCCATGTATGTATAGTATGGTGAGGAATGACATCCCCGCgtccaccacagacacacacacaaacacgcccAAGCAGCTGCACCATGGCCACAGTCCCGGACCGGCCGGCACCAATGGAGTTTCCTGGGAATTAACTGCATGTccagctgccacacacacacacacacacacacacacacacacacacacacacacacacacacacacacacacacacacacacacacacacacacacacacacacacacacacacacacacacacacacacacacacacacacacacacacacacacacacacacacacacacacacacacacacacacacacacaaacacaaacacttggaTTATCACCCAATATGACAATTTTGGAAAAAGAGATAAACCTACAGAGTCAAGAAATTTTAAAAAGGCACTTAGTTGTATAAAAGCAACAGTTTTCTTGTCATGGCTTTGAAATGAGCTGGCATCAGCCTCCCGGCTGTGGGTGTATTGGCTCTTAtcgaggtggggggggggggagtcgagCAGCTTCGACTGGCTTATGGGAGCAGTCCAGGGAATGTGAGTCTATGAGGCAGGGCAGCATCTagacagattgtgtttgtgcagcagcgacATGCGGCTGAAGGTCCTCGAGCAGGAGCCGCACTGGTACTTCTTCACTTCAGAGTGGGTCTGCAGGTGGGCGCGCAGGTTGGAGCGATCTGCAAAGGCCCGGTTACAGTGTTGACAAGCGAAGGGACGTTCACCTGGttggaagaagagggagggaaaaacaACTGTGAGGTTCAGGAAAACACTTGATTAACAGACCAAAAGGATTGTCCCTCTGGTCATTGTCTTTCAAATGATCTACAGATAACCAACAAAAGAGCAGGATCACTGCCCTAATTTACTTAATGCAGATTGCCCCCTTTTTTCATGCAGAACCACTGTGAGGCTGAGATTAGATTATGCTGTGCTGAGCAAAAACATTTGCTCACACATCAGGAGACATCAATGAATATCAATGAGCACAAGGTACATTACATTTACAAGCCAATAGACCTAAGAAATCAATGGTGTGGCCTAATATGAGAGGTtgcatacctgtgtgtgtgcgaatgtgtCCTCTGAGAAGCCAGGGTCTGGAGAAGGCCTTGCCGCAGGTGGGGCACACGCACGGCAGAGTGTGCGAGCGGATGTGCATCTTCAGGGCTCCCAGGCTGTTGTACTCCTTAGGGCAGTGTTTGCAGTGGAAGGCCGGGCGTGTAGAAACTTCGGTGGGCAGAGCGGGCGTCTGGTGCAGTGGGGCACAGTGGGACGGCTGTTTGTGGGACGTCTGATGGTGGGACAGTGCAGAGAGGCTGGAGTAGCTCTTACTGCAGTGGAGACAGTAGTAGATGGACTGGATGACATCGGGACTGGGGGGGTCTGAACTGCGCCCaccgtcctcctcttcctcaccacTGCTGCTGGAGGGTGAGCTGCTGAGGTCCAGAGGACCCAGGGGTGACGAAGGCAGAGACACGGGGGTGACCGGGGAGATGGGTGCAGGCAGGAGGTCCATGGTGCTGTAGAATGGGTTGCTGGGATAGCAGGTCAGGGCAGAGCTGTTGTTCTGCGTTGGAAGTTCAGCCCGGGGAAAGCTCTCTGGGACAAAAGCTGgcaacacacagaggaaaggaaGTCAGGTGGGGTTTTACTCAAATTGACAAGATAATCGAATAAAGCACAAACTTGTTTTCACTCTCAGTGTTTGGTTACAGCCTGCATTCACCACAGGCCTGAATGTTAACCTGGTTTATCCCTCAGCAAATTCTCCAGGTGACTAGAAACACTCTGCAGCTTTGCACCCAGGAAGCAGCATGCAAGACAACAGTGTCTTATCAGACACATGGTCTGTTTTGAGTCCTGACTTGAGCCCATGACTGTGATTTACTCTACACTTCTAACATAACAACAGATGCATCAAACTCAGTCCCTGAGGGAAATCTTACCGGTTTGACTCTCCAACTGACTCTCCCTGTGGTAAGGCTTCTTGTTGGAAAAATACTTCTTCACAAGAAATGACCGAGGCATGTTGAGATATGGTTTCTCCgatttatctttaaaaacaaaaaagtagtGACAATTCCCACGCCGGAGTGCGCTCGGGTGCAAGGATGTGGATCTGTTCCTCGGGCTGCGGTCGGACGGGTTAGACGCTCGGAAGAGATCTGCGGGACCTCTGGCAAGCTTGGATGTGTCTCGATGAGGGAACGCGAAGTTGCCTCCTCATATAgtaggagagaggggagaagcaGCGGGGTGGGTGGGCAGGTCTCCGCCCAAAGACACACCCCGTGCGTCATGGCGCCACCAGCACCATTCACCACAGGTGCCCGATGTGCCAAAAGCTGCAGCAAGGCGCAAATCTAATCGAGCGTTTCACGGttcttttgaatgttttttttttcacctacAGGGAGACAAGTATTAGTattaaatgtgaggatttcaatttaaaatacgCACATGTTTTTCAATTAACACCTGAACCTTGTGAAAATGTGAACGTGAAGGTTTTTCGTTGTGGAAAACAATCAGATCAACGTTTATATAGTTTTCTTATCCCCCAGACTGTCTTCATTCATTAAAGTGAGCCATGGTCTTTACTATCTGAGGCTACAGCGGCCTCTGTCGGTTCATGCTGTAAATTTACTACGAGCTGCTAAATTGTGTTCATCTCTACACTCGTCTCCGgaataaaacagataaaaccaaAGCTTTCATCTGAGgtttaaaaaagtcaaaaatgcGCGTAAATTTCAACCTCAGTTAAATTGCTCTTGGTGGATTTAAAGGACAGTGTCTGAACATGATCACACTTTTTCTCCACTTGTTTGCAGTTGTGACACTGAAACTcttgctccacacacacacgcgtttTATTGATGCCTGTGCGCCTTTGTGCGCCTGTTGCTCGGGGCTTTTACGCA
The sequence above is drawn from the Hippoglossus hippoglossus isolate fHipHip1 chromosome 7, fHipHip1.pri, whole genome shotgun sequence genome and encodes:
- the snai1b gene encoding snail family zinc finger 1b; translation: MPRSFLVKKYFSNKKPYHRESQLESQTAFVPESFPRAELPTQNNSSALTCYPSNPFYSTMDLLPAPISPVTPVSLPSSPLGPLDLSSSPSSSSGEEEEDGGRSSDPPSPDVIQSIYYCLHCSKSYSSLSALSHHQTSHKQPSHCAPLHQTPALPTEVSTRPAFHCKHCPKEYNSLGALKMHIRSHTLPCVCPTCGKAFSRPWLLRGHIRTHTGERPFACQHCNRAFADRSNLRAHLQTHSEVKKYQCGSCSRTFSRMSLLHKHNLSRCCPAS